Proteins encoded within one genomic window of Anopheles gambiae chromosome 3, idAnoGambNW_F1_1, whole genome shotgun sequence:
- the LOC133394110 gene encoding homeobox protein 2-like isoform X3, whose translation MWNKLFKSKSKSSKNLSNRSCSSGLETSSPKPGPSKSTSNGLNLVSQYEQYGSSFEDMPEPVRMRMRPDTHDSNVLDLASATNHRDSIGVEMCGIPMRRSKLSSAFKSLSLKRNASKSRLKLVTSPEEISSVPGSDGYPEGPPKKDLNDYEILSASKRASLRPCKSDNNLNEKQLYTEAEKEEPVYIEECKSYETFDPSYEPPPNLELQPCPICLRKFAPASLSKHTGICERVQTKKRKPFDSSRQRREGTELASYLPKNFGLPQKTVSSSNEAIPVRKLSLSKTPTFERKEFSPTTMSTSMPSASTPKPALKRSMSQQNEPCPYCERCFGMKAYDRHVEWCREKAILNRNVNNNQSISAAKERLQARIQYKAPQIRSKRALNREKYSGSLSCSGSTNSLAELDLHMPRHNSMSSSVSSDNRKFHLSPHSLQHSSLGIGVSITKNPKNTKREDADKATKRTKTFTLSSERLLPNDTTNNNTSIHNKNNTYCNHSNNNITNNNNKNNNNISNNNNNNLNNRNEPGCRTQLKNLLNRSAQENNGLANKQHKFRTAERKVEKFEIIGHNHSERIAHRPIITQTVRCTSNSGYSPDRYDPFLSARRQLEELFSPATSLIHTSSPSSTTSTSRLNQMSPNGGTANDKSASGNATKHTPHNSNFRRAYSLRMPRKVSRPMYVEKAKSNIQKGITDDGPVSPNFLKSSEYDELPIKSTFNALQMAEPKPKLRDSSTVRKNLKLEIRDPNNPAGGEIPLSKTDSLAVFLKYENELALSEKDMKDKSNSLSKRTSSLSAEVNQQKKQEVLSVAPSPVKANETITVDEEQQKHKKNVQAIEDETAKKQTQKLVPIKLEPINITYNSNNASEVTDIKPVVISLDAIIGKPSIKKQKEPQVDSDNRADNSYIDPKLINKCDNLPINLVMPSTKDADGSCSSRNSNTIGNICSDGNQLALKTIEPKVERSAVISPPPRASLSVAPKPPERTRNETCFDYRKSNNEPSSSEPSTSNNSSPTTSHSSSPVDHRISKNSTNCDKRPQLNRQDREDSGYRTGQESGQSDVHEQPKKPSPSPSASKNNEDNMPKNPAFKPTYKLNRLISPSSALNNFSNTLPSSNSTAPSTPVNRDRPTISSALEQFDVDEFMQSLEDLHRQSPISAREYKHSLFVHSNSSVTSRSVASSQSDHTNNNKRSNSLDSGHGNSVANSIRYVRKHESSGVPRMDVCVRNGSGTASNNNSSNSSSSFSSPSHYSNSNNSNSYYNSSSTNNNNSHNHSTSASNANDAAKCAEVVHPLGQQMNYARNSPAIAHRRRSEDAAGISLPAVPPLPSSNTGGSGALSSLQNLPNIHKATAADTLLNGNNKTMQQPGTLPYYSSPSPVNGRKNSYSNKSYHANNTGTSASTPASSHLTGNVHEPRYPAESFDHLERDLLKSVQELNRMCGSSSSVCSIDSEELYSVEDYPLNKRSSERSQASADSAYRSLSTQSPPDYAPPVPIRQARPNSRSSTTSQSQPAQSTNEPFNSLSLHTALPPITTAIIKGHRMEAHLMKDSPEGGPNLIMNPMSKFCHECGARFMISSAKFCMSCGVRRIMLD comes from the exons atgTGGAACAAATTGTTTAAGAGCAAGTCAAAATCATCAAAGAACCTGTCCAATCGTTCATGTTCCTCTGGATTGGAAACCTCGTCACCAAAACCTGGCCCATCGAAATCTACATCCAATGGGCTAAATCTGGTATCCCAGTACGAACAGTATGGCAGCAGCTTTGAAGACATGCCAGAACCAGTACGCATGCGAATGCGCCCTGATACACACGATTCAAATGTTCTGGATTTAGCCAGTGCAACGAATCATCGAGATTCTATCGGCGTTGAAATGTGCGGCATACCGATGCGTCGGTCGAAGCTGTCTAGTGCATTTAAAAGCCTAAGTCTGAAGCGAAATGCTTCGAAAAGTCGTCTCAAATTAGTCACCAGCCCCGAGGAGATTTCTTCAGTGCCCGGTTCTGATGGTTACCCCGAAGGACCACCGAAGAAGGATCTTAACGACTACGAAATCCTAAGTGCCAGTAAACGGGCATCGCTGAGACCGTGCAAGTCAG ATAATAATCTCAACGAAAAACAACTATACACGGAAGCCGAAAAGGAAGAGCCTGTCTACATTGAAGAATGCAAGTCTTACGAAACATTTGACCCGTCGTACGAACCACCACCGAACCTTGAACTGCAGCCATGTCCCATCTGTTTGAGAAAGTTTGCACCGGCGTCGTTATCCAAACATACCGGTATTTGTGAGCGAGTTCAAACGAAAAAACGGAAACCGTTCGATTCCTCTCGCCAGCGACGGGAAGGGACCGAGCTTGCGTCTTACCTGCCGAAGAATTTTGGACTCCCTCAAAAGACGGTAAGCTCCTCAAATGAG GCCATACCCGTCAGGAAACTAAGCCTCAGCAAAACACCTACTTTTGAGCGCAAAGAGTTCAGCCCCACAACGATGTCTACATCAATGCCTAGCGCGAGTACACCAAAGCCGGCTTTAAAGCGTAGCATGTCACAGCAGAACGAACCATGTCCATACTGCGAGCGATGCTTTGGCATGAAAGCATACGATCGACATGTCGAGTGGTGCCGTGAGAAGGCAATACTCAATCGAAACGTTAACAACAACCAAAGCATTTCGGCAGCAAAGGAAAGACTTCAAGCAAGAATTCAATATAAAGCCCCGCAAATACG ATCAAAACGTGCCTTAAACCGGGAAAAATATTCAGGAAGCTTGAGTTGCAGTGGTTCAACAAACAGCCTTGCCGAGTTAGATCTACACATGCCACGCCACAATTCGATGAGTTCATCCGTCTCGAGCGATAA TAGAAAGTTCCATCTATCACCACATTCATTGCAGCATAGCTCCTTGGGCATCGGTGTGAGCATCACCAAGAACCCTAAGAACACTAAACGAGAAGACGCCGACAAGGCTACGAAAAGAACCAAGACATTTACTCTTAGTAGTGAACGACTACTGCCTAACGATACTACGAACAATAACACCAGCATccacaataaaaacaatacttATTGTAatcacagcaacaacaacatcaccaacaacaacaacaagaacaacaacaacatcagtaacaacaataacaataacctTAACAACCGAAATGAACCCGGTTGCCGTACTCAACTAAAAAACCTACTCAACCGTTCCGCGCAAGAGAACAACGGGctggcaaacaaacagcataAATTTCGGACAGCTGAGCGAAAAGTTGAGAAGTTCGAAATCATTGGTCACAACCATAGCGAGCGAATTGCCCATCGGCCGATCATCACGCAAACCGTACGGTGTACGAGCAACAG TGGATACAGCCCTGACCGTTACGATCCATTCCTGTCTGCCAGACGACAGCTCGAGGAATTATTTTCCCCTGCCACTTCTTTGATCCATACCAGTTCTCCAAGCAGTACTACCAGCACGTCACGTCTCAATCAAATGAGCCCGAATGGTGGTACTGCAAACGACAAATCAGCGAGTGGCAACGCAACGAAACATACGCCCCACAACTCGAACTTCCGGCGTGCGTACTCCCTACGAATGCCGCGCAAAGTATCTCGCCCAATGTATGTGGAGAAAGCTAAATCAAACATACAGAAGGGCATAACCGATGACGGCCCGGTGTCACCGAATTTTCTGAAATCCTCCGAGTATGACGAACTGCCGATCAAATCGACGTTTAACGCACTGCAGATGGCGGAGCCGAAACCGAAACTGCGTGATTCCAGCACAGTTCGAAAGAATCTCAAGCTGGAGATTAGGGATCCGAACAATCCGGCTGGCGGGGAGATACCGCTGTCGAAAACAGACTCATTAGCCGTGTTTCTGAAGTACGAAAACGAGCTAGCATTAAGTGAAAAGGACATGAAGGACAAAAGTAATAGTCTCAGTAAGCGGACATCATCACTCAGTGCCGAGGTAAATCAGCAAAAGAAACAGGAGGTTTTGAGCGTAGCTCCTAGTCCAGTGAAAGCTAACGAAACAATTACAGTCGACgaagagcagcaaaaacacaagaaaaatgTCCAAGCGATCGAGGATGAAACagcgaaaaagcaaacacaaaagctAGTTCCAATAAAACTGGAACCGATCAACATTACCTACAACAGTAACAATGCAAGTGAAGTCACTGATATTAAGCCAGTGGTCATATCACTAGATGCAATTATTGGAAAGCCTAGTAttaaaaaacagaaagaacCACAGGTGGACAGTGACAATCGTGCTGATAACAGCTATATCGATCCAAAGCTTATAAACAAATGTGATAATTTACCGATAAATCTTGTCATGCCTTCTACAAAAGATGCTGATGGTAGTTGCAGCAGTAGGAATAGCAACACCATTGGCAACATTTGTTCGGATGGAAACCAGCTCGCTTTAAAAACTATCGAGCCGAAAGTGGAACGATCTGCTGTAATATCGCCACCTCCCAGGGCCTCGCTCAGTGTGGCTCCAAAACCACCAGAACGAACGCGAAACGAAACTTGTTTCGATTATCGAAAAAGCAACAACGAACCTAGCAGCAGCGAACCTAGCACAAGCAATAACAGTAGTCCCACAACGAGTCATTCCTCCAGCCCAGTGGATCATAGGATAAGCAAGAATAGTACAAACTGTGACAAACGGCCGCAGCTCAATCGACAAGATCGAGAAGATTCGGGATACCGCACAGGACAAGAGTCTGGGCAGTCGGATGTGCATGAGCAACCCAAGAAGCCTTCCCCATCGCCGTCAGCATCCAAGAACAATGAGGATAACATGCCCAAAAATCCCGCGTTCAAACCGACGTACAAGCTAAACCGGTTGATATCCCCATCGTCAGCTTTGAATAATTTTAGCAACACGCTACCATCGTCAAACAGCACAGCGCCGTCCACCCCTGTTAACCGTGACCGTCCAACGATATCTTCGGCACTCGAGCAATTCGATGTTGACGAATTCATGCAATCGCTGGAAGATTTGCATAGACAATCACCAATCAGTGCGAGGGAGTACAAACATTCGTTGTTTGTCCATTCCAACAGCTCCGTCACCAGTCGGAGTGTAGCCTCCAGTCAATCCGATCATACTAATAATAACAAGCGAAGCAACAGTCTCGACAGTGGACATGGTAATTCGGTTGCCAACTCGATCCGCTACGTACGCAAACACGAAAGTAGTGGCGTGCCAAgaatggatgtgtgtgtgcggaatgGTAGTGGCACAGCCAGTAATAATAACAGTagcaatagtagtagtagctttAGTAGTCCTAGCCATTACAGTAATAGTAACAACAGTAACTCTTACTACAACAGCAGTTCGACTAATAACAACAATTCACATAATCACAGCACCAGTGCTAGCAATGCCAATGATGCTGCAAAGTGCGCTGAAGTTGTTCATCCGCTGGGCCAGCAAATGAATTACGCTCGAAACTCTCCAGCCATCGCCCATCGGCGGAGAAGCGAGGATGCAGCGGGCATATCGCTTCCTGCTGTACCGCCATTGCCTAGTAGTAACACCGGTGGAAGCGGTGCCTTATCCAGCTTGCAGAACTTACCAAACATTCATAAAGCAACAGCGGCGGATACATTGCTTAATGGAAATAATAAGACTATGCAACAACCCGGAACGCTTCCTTACTACTCATCGCCGAGTCCAGTCAACGGTAGGAAGAACAGCTACAGTAACAAATCATATCACGCTAATAATACCGGTACGTCCGCATCGACTCCGGCATCATCTCACCTAACCGGAAACGTACACGAACCGCGCTATCCAGCGGAATCGTTCGATCATCTTGAGCGCGATCTGCTGAAAAGCGTGCAAGAACTAAATCGCATGTGCGGCTCCTCGTCCTCGGTATGTTCGATCGATTCCGAGGAGTTGTACAGCGTGGAAGACTACCCGCTTAACAAACGATCGTCTGAACGATCGCAAGCCAGTGCTGATTCAGCCTATCGCAG TCTATCTACGCAGTCACCACCAGACTACGCACCCCCTGTGCCTATACGCCAAGCACGGCCGAATTCTCGCAGCTCAACTACCAGTCAGAGCCAACCGGCGCAGTCAACGAACGAACCGTTCAATAGCCTTTCGTTACACACAGCCCTTCCACCGATCACGACCGCTATTATCAAGGGCCACAGAATGGAGGCCCATCTCATGAAAGATAGTCCAGAGGGGGGCCCGAATCTGATCATGAATCCAATGTCCAAATTTTGCCATGAATGTGGCGCACGCTTCATGATTAGTAGCGCTAAGTTTTGCATGTCGTGCGGCGTACGACGAATTATGCTGGATTAG
- the LOC133394110 gene encoding GATA zinc finger domain-containing protein 14-like isoform X10 translates to MWNKLFKSKSKSSKNLSNRSCSSGLETSSPKPGPSKSTSNGLNLVSQYEQYGSSFEDMPEPVRMRMRPDTHDSNVLDLASATNHRDSIGVEMCGIPMRRSKLSSAFKSLSLKRNASKSRLKLVTSPEEISSVPGSDGYPEGPPKKDLNDYEILSASKRASLRPCKSDNNLNEKQLYTEAEKEEPVYIEECKSYETFDPSYEPPPNLELQPCPICLRKFAPASLSKHTGICERVQTKKRKPFDSSRQRREGTELASYLPKNFGLPQKTAIPVRKLSLSKTPTFERKEFSPTTMSTSMPSASTPKPALKRSMSQQNEPCPYCERCFGMKAYDRHVEWCREKAILNRNVNNNQSISAAKERLQARIQYKAPQIRSKRALNREKYSGSLSCSGSTNSLAELDLHMPRHNSMSSSVSSDNGYSPDRYDPFLSARRQLEELFSPATSLIHTSSPSSTTSTSRLNQMSPNGGTANDKSASGNATKHTPHNSNFRRAYSLRMPRKVSRPMYVEKAKSNIQKGITDDGPVSPNFLKSSEYDELPIKSTFNALQMAEPKPKLRDSSTVRKNLKLEIRDPNNPAGGEIPLSKTDSLAVFLKYENELALSEKDMKDKSNSLSKRTSSLSAEVNQQKKQEVLSVAPSPVKANETITVDEEQQKHKKNVQAIEDETAKKQTQKLVPIKLEPINITYNSNNASEVTDIKPVVISLDAIIGKPSIKKQKEPQVDSDNRADNSYIDPKLINKCDNLPINLVMPSTKDADGSCSSRNSNTIGNICSDGNQLALKTIEPKVERSAVISPPPRASLSVAPKPPERTRNETCFDYRKSNNEPSSSEPSTSNNSSPTTSHSSSPVDHRISKNSTNCDKRPQLNRQDREDSGYRTGQESGQSDVHEQPKKPSPSPSASKNNEDNMPKNPAFKPTYKLNRLISPSSALNNFSNTLPSSNSTAPSTPVNRDRPTISSALEQFDVDEFMQSLEDLHRQSPISAREYKHSLFVHSNSSVTSRSVASSQSDHTNNNKRSNSLDSGHGNSVANSIRYVRKHESSGVPRMDVCVRNGSGTASNNNSSNSSSSFSSPSHYSNSNNSNSYYNSSSTNNNNSHNHSTSASNANDAAKCAEVVHPLGQQMNYARNSPAIAHRRRSEDAAGISLPAVPPLPSSNTGGSGALSSLQNLPNIHKATAADTLLNGNNKTMQQPGTLPYYSSPSPVNGRKNSYSNKSYHANNTGTSASTPASSHLTGNVHEPRYPAESFDHLERDLLKSVQELNRMCGSSSSVCSIDSEELYSVEDYPLNKRSSERSQASADSAYRSLSTQSPPDYAPPVPIRQARPNSRSSTTSQSQPAQSTNEPFNSLSLHTALPPITTAIIKGHRMEAHLMKDSPEGGPNLIMNPMSKFCHECGARFMISSAKFCMSCGVRRIMLD, encoded by the exons atgTGGAACAAATTGTTTAAGAGCAAGTCAAAATCATCAAAGAACCTGTCCAATCGTTCATGTTCCTCTGGATTGGAAACCTCGTCACCAAAACCTGGCCCATCGAAATCTACATCCAATGGGCTAAATCTGGTATCCCAGTACGAACAGTATGGCAGCAGCTTTGAAGACATGCCAGAACCAGTACGCATGCGAATGCGCCCTGATACACACGATTCAAATGTTCTGGATTTAGCCAGTGCAACGAATCATCGAGATTCTATCGGCGTTGAAATGTGCGGCATACCGATGCGTCGGTCGAAGCTGTCTAGTGCATTTAAAAGCCTAAGTCTGAAGCGAAATGCTTCGAAAAGTCGTCTCAAATTAGTCACCAGCCCCGAGGAGATTTCTTCAGTGCCCGGTTCTGATGGTTACCCCGAAGGACCACCGAAGAAGGATCTTAACGACTACGAAATCCTAAGTGCCAGTAAACGGGCATCGCTGAGACCGTGCAAGTCAG ATAATAATCTCAACGAAAAACAACTATACACGGAAGCCGAAAAGGAAGAGCCTGTCTACATTGAAGAATGCAAGTCTTACGAAACATTTGACCCGTCGTACGAACCACCACCGAACCTTGAACTGCAGCCATGTCCCATCTGTTTGAGAAAGTTTGCACCGGCGTCGTTATCCAAACATACCGGTATTTGTGAGCGAGTTCAAACGAAAAAACGGAAACCGTTCGATTCCTCTCGCCAGCGACGGGAAGGGACCGAGCTTGCGTCTTACCTGCCGAAGAATTTTGGACTCCCTCAAAAGACG GCCATACCCGTCAGGAAACTAAGCCTCAGCAAAACACCTACTTTTGAGCGCAAAGAGTTCAGCCCCACAACGATGTCTACATCAATGCCTAGCGCGAGTACACCAAAGCCGGCTTTAAAGCGTAGCATGTCACAGCAGAACGAACCATGTCCATACTGCGAGCGATGCTTTGGCATGAAAGCATACGATCGACATGTCGAGTGGTGCCGTGAGAAGGCAATACTCAATCGAAACGTTAACAACAACCAAAGCATTTCGGCAGCAAAGGAAAGACTTCAAGCAAGAATTCAATATAAAGCCCCGCAAATACG ATCAAAACGTGCCTTAAACCGGGAAAAATATTCAGGAAGCTTGAGTTGCAGTGGTTCAACAAACAGCCTTGCCGAGTTAGATCTACACATGCCACGCCACAATTCGATGAGTTCATCCGTCTCGAGCGATAA TGGATACAGCCCTGACCGTTACGATCCATTCCTGTCTGCCAGACGACAGCTCGAGGAATTATTTTCCCCTGCCACTTCTTTGATCCATACCAGTTCTCCAAGCAGTACTACCAGCACGTCACGTCTCAATCAAATGAGCCCGAATGGTGGTACTGCAAACGACAAATCAGCGAGTGGCAACGCAACGAAACATACGCCCCACAACTCGAACTTCCGGCGTGCGTACTCCCTACGAATGCCGCGCAAAGTATCTCGCCCAATGTATGTGGAGAAAGCTAAATCAAACATACAGAAGGGCATAACCGATGACGGCCCGGTGTCACCGAATTTTCTGAAATCCTCCGAGTATGACGAACTGCCGATCAAATCGACGTTTAACGCACTGCAGATGGCGGAGCCGAAACCGAAACTGCGTGATTCCAGCACAGTTCGAAAGAATCTCAAGCTGGAGATTAGGGATCCGAACAATCCGGCTGGCGGGGAGATACCGCTGTCGAAAACAGACTCATTAGCCGTGTTTCTGAAGTACGAAAACGAGCTAGCATTAAGTGAAAAGGACATGAAGGACAAAAGTAATAGTCTCAGTAAGCGGACATCATCACTCAGTGCCGAGGTAAATCAGCAAAAGAAACAGGAGGTTTTGAGCGTAGCTCCTAGTCCAGTGAAAGCTAACGAAACAATTACAGTCGACgaagagcagcaaaaacacaagaaaaatgTCCAAGCGATCGAGGATGAAACagcgaaaaagcaaacacaaaagctAGTTCCAATAAAACTGGAACCGATCAACATTACCTACAACAGTAACAATGCAAGTGAAGTCACTGATATTAAGCCAGTGGTCATATCACTAGATGCAATTATTGGAAAGCCTAGTAttaaaaaacagaaagaacCACAGGTGGACAGTGACAATCGTGCTGATAACAGCTATATCGATCCAAAGCTTATAAACAAATGTGATAATTTACCGATAAATCTTGTCATGCCTTCTACAAAAGATGCTGATGGTAGTTGCAGCAGTAGGAATAGCAACACCATTGGCAACATTTGTTCGGATGGAAACCAGCTCGCTTTAAAAACTATCGAGCCGAAAGTGGAACGATCTGCTGTAATATCGCCACCTCCCAGGGCCTCGCTCAGTGTGGCTCCAAAACCACCAGAACGAACGCGAAACGAAACTTGTTTCGATTATCGAAAAAGCAACAACGAACCTAGCAGCAGCGAACCTAGCACAAGCAATAACAGTAGTCCCACAACGAGTCATTCCTCCAGCCCAGTGGATCATAGGATAAGCAAGAATAGTACAAACTGTGACAAACGGCCGCAGCTCAATCGACAAGATCGAGAAGATTCGGGATACCGCACAGGACAAGAGTCTGGGCAGTCGGATGTGCATGAGCAACCCAAGAAGCCTTCCCCATCGCCGTCAGCATCCAAGAACAATGAGGATAACATGCCCAAAAATCCCGCGTTCAAACCGACGTACAAGCTAAACCGGTTGATATCCCCATCGTCAGCTTTGAATAATTTTAGCAACACGCTACCATCGTCAAACAGCACAGCGCCGTCCACCCCTGTTAACCGTGACCGTCCAACGATATCTTCGGCACTCGAGCAATTCGATGTTGACGAATTCATGCAATCGCTGGAAGATTTGCATAGACAATCACCAATCAGTGCGAGGGAGTACAAACATTCGTTGTTTGTCCATTCCAACAGCTCCGTCACCAGTCGGAGTGTAGCCTCCAGTCAATCCGATCATACTAATAATAACAAGCGAAGCAACAGTCTCGACAGTGGACATGGTAATTCGGTTGCCAACTCGATCCGCTACGTACGCAAACACGAAAGTAGTGGCGTGCCAAgaatggatgtgtgtgtgcggaatgGTAGTGGCACAGCCAGTAATAATAACAGTagcaatagtagtagtagctttAGTAGTCCTAGCCATTACAGTAATAGTAACAACAGTAACTCTTACTACAACAGCAGTTCGACTAATAACAACAATTCACATAATCACAGCACCAGTGCTAGCAATGCCAATGATGCTGCAAAGTGCGCTGAAGTTGTTCATCCGCTGGGCCAGCAAATGAATTACGCTCGAAACTCTCCAGCCATCGCCCATCGGCGGAGAAGCGAGGATGCAGCGGGCATATCGCTTCCTGCTGTACCGCCATTGCCTAGTAGTAACACCGGTGGAAGCGGTGCCTTATCCAGCTTGCAGAACTTACCAAACATTCATAAAGCAACAGCGGCGGATACATTGCTTAATGGAAATAATAAGACTATGCAACAACCCGGAACGCTTCCTTACTACTCATCGCCGAGTCCAGTCAACGGTAGGAAGAACAGCTACAGTAACAAATCATATCACGCTAATAATACCGGTACGTCCGCATCGACTCCGGCATCATCTCACCTAACCGGAAACGTACACGAACCGCGCTATCCAGCGGAATCGTTCGATCATCTTGAGCGCGATCTGCTGAAAAGCGTGCAAGAACTAAATCGCATGTGCGGCTCCTCGTCCTCGGTATGTTCGATCGATTCCGAGGAGTTGTACAGCGTGGAAGACTACCCGCTTAACAAACGATCGTCTGAACGATCGCAAGCCAGTGCTGATTCAGCCTATCGCAG TCTATCTACGCAGTCACCACCAGACTACGCACCCCCTGTGCCTATACGCCAAGCACGGCCGAATTCTCGCAGCTCAACTACCAGTCAGAGCCAACCGGCGCAGTCAACGAACGAACCGTTCAATAGCCTTTCGTTACACACAGCCCTTCCACCGATCACGACCGCTATTATCAAGGGCCACAGAATGGAGGCCCATCTCATGAAAGATAGTCCAGAGGGGGGCCCGAATCTGATCATGAATCCAATGTCCAAATTTTGCCATGAATGTGGCGCACGCTTCATGATTAGTAGCGCTAAGTTTTGCATGTCGTGCGGCGTACGACGAATTATGCTGGATTAG